The Acetivibrio saccincola genome window below encodes:
- a CDS encoding copper amine oxidase N-terminal domain-containing protein yields the protein MKKIAFILVLITVVSTILTVNIFAAKIPLRVVVNGSKINFPDAQPFIDENGRTQVPVRFVSEALGADVGWDGKTKTVTIEQGKNKISLVVGKSEYTVNGKTMEMDTTVLLLEDRTFVPVRFVSEGLGANVEWNASIRTVYITTGGTVPTPTPEEGEVRYYDGIAFNPATDVDEFGRMTIEKSQEFLLKMADQLSFVKENGKYYIVGEYPEIPEEFEWAVGIGIILKSGGVRNFSTGTARKDYLIPREGSFKKDTTGLIDINDIEGFNIVIAVQNKEIKRDLGRLSISYIIHGTFYDGTTKRAVFIPESGAISRISYTDTFNFEKMFRW from the coding sequence ATGAAAAAGATTGCTTTTATACTAGTACTAATAACAGTTGTAAGCACAATACTAACAGTAAATATTTTTGCTGCAAAAATACCTCTTCGTGTGGTGGTAAACGGCAGCAAGATAAACTTTCCGGATGCTCAGCCCTTTATTGATGAAAATGGCCGTACACAGGTACCTGTAAGATTTGTAAGTGAGGCATTAGGAGCAGATGTAGGATGGGACGGCAAAACAAAGACGGTCACTATAGAGCAGGGAAAAAACAAGATATCTTTGGTGGTAGGAAAATCAGAGTATACAGTTAACGGCAAGACAATGGAAATGGACACAACTGTGCTTTTATTGGAAGACAGGACATTTGTACCTGTAAGGTTTGTAAGTGAGGGTTTAGGTGCAAATGTTGAGTGGAATGCTTCAATAAGAACGGTGTATATAACAACGGGAGGAACCGTTCCAACTCCGACTCCGGAAGAAGGAGAAGTAAGGTATTATGACGGCATTGCCTTTAATCCTGCAACAGATGTTGATGAATTTGGAAGGATGACAATAGAGAAGTCTCAGGAGTTTTTATTAAAGATGGCGGATCAGTTGTCATTTGTTAAGGAAAACGGCAAGTATTATATTGTAGGCGAATATCCAGAAATACCGGAAGAATTTGAATGGGCAGTAGGGATTGGCATAATTCTTAAAAGCGGAGGAGTACGGAATTTTTCAACCGGAACTGCCCGTAAAGATTATCTTATACCGAGAGAAGGAAGTTTTAAAAAGGATACAACAGGATTGATAGATATAAATGATATTGAAGGTTTTAATATAGTTATTGCAGTACAAAATAAAGAAATAAAAAGGGATTTGGGAAGATTAAGTATTTCATATATAATTCATGGAACATTTTATGATGGCACAACAAAGAGAGCAGTCTTTATTCCAGAGTCAGGTGCAATTTCACGAATATCTTATACCGATACTTTTAATTTTGAAAAAATGTTTCGATGGTAA